The following DNA comes from Halalkaliarchaeum sp. AArc-CO.
CTAACCGGAGTTGAGTTCGAATCGGTGAGTCCAAATCCGAGGGACAAGCGTGGCACGGTTGTTTCCGAGGCGTTCAACATCGAGTTCCGCTCGCTGACTGAGAAGATGGTAGCACTCAGCCGACCTAACAACCTGTCAGCGCGTCAGTTCCTCGCTATCCTCCAGGCTATCGTGGATCATCATGACGCCGATGAGGTGAGTGTCGTCACCTCAAAAGCGATGCGACGCAAGGTCAAAAACAGCGAGTACGTCGACGACGTCATGGAGTTAGCCTATGCCGATGAAATCCTGTATTTCGGCGGCTTACGGAGCGAGAGAACTTTCGAGGACAGCCGTCTTCACGTCGTAATCGGAGCTCCCCACCCCGGTGACGACGCGGTTCGACAGCGGATGGCTCTTCTCAACTACGATGATAGAATCGTCCAGAACATCTACTCGGTACGTGGCGAAGACCGGTACAAGGGTAATGCCCTCACTGTCTTGAACGACATCGTCCACAGTGAAGTGTACCAAGCCGCTCGGCGCGCAGCACGGAGCAATGCACGGTATGATACTGCGTACGTGTATCTCTACACGCGGATGTTCGATGAAGCTTTCATAAACGCGGATGACTCGTATCGCGTCGACATCCTCGGTCAGGGTGAGCATCGAGACGGTGGGACGGAGGCGATCTTCACTGTACTGGATTCCGCGGAGGAGCCCCTTGAAACGGTTGAAGTCGTCAGTCGTGTGAATAACCGACTGAAAGACGGCGAGTCGTTGAGTAGGAACCGTGTTCGAGAGAAGCTACAGGAGATGACCGAACTGTATAATGTCGAGGAACAGAGATGGATTGGTCGGCGTAAGAGATGGTGGTTAGAGACCTCACCGCGGCACGGAACGTTAATCGCGAGAGAAACGTGAGAGGTAATAAGTGTTTCAGCGAACACGAAAACCCCATATAGATACATTATGGGGAAATCGTGTTCACCGGAGGTATTATATAGTAGTTTTCTGAGCAGGTAGAAATCTCACCGCGATCATGCCAACAGCTGCGGTTAGAGAGTCTATACGGCCCGTTTACCGTTAGTTTCTGCTGCAAAAGTTGTAACTTTACCTATACATCCCCTACTATTACTCAAGGGAATCCTAACGAGGAGCCACGGCTTCGGGCAACAGTTCCGGAGCAAAGGCCCGGTGCGGGAACACCGGACTCGGTAGGCTTCCCTGTGGCCAAGGAAGCAATGATAGATAGTGGCGACACTCGGTTAAAGACACCGAGAACGAAGGTAGCACAGGGCGACAAAGACACGATTCTCGAACGGCACTCAGCACAGGTCAACGGTCACGACTTGGCGAAGTGCGAGGGCTGGGAAGGGCCGCTCACTCCCGAGGAGCGACGAAACGGTGCGGACCGCTGGTACGTCTTCTACGCCTGCGAAGATTGCGGAACTGAGGCAACGCTCCCACCGCACCGTTGGGAAACGATCCCGTGCGAACCGGAGGGCCAGCGATGAGCCGACAGCAATCGAGTTCGGAGGCACCGTACTGTCGAGAACTCGGGTGCCAGCGAACGGCGACACACACGGTCTTCGTGAACGCACCGGTACGCGGTTACGCAGAAGACCCCGCGTGTACTGAACACGCAGAGATGGCTCGGAGTCACGTGTACGTTAGCGAAGTCCAGCGACGAGGAGGTGACTGATATTGCAAATCCTCGGGTGTCAGGTGGACTGGCGCGCAGACGTTGCCAACCCACCGAAACTCGAAGTCCTGGTAGACGAAATCCCTGCACTCTCGGAGATGCGCTTCGAGCACGACGAGGAGCATGGTCTCTGGTACGCTGAACGAGAGGGAATAGCTCGGTTCTTTGCCTGGACCGGTCCAGAGAATGAGGGTGGTTTCGCTGGGCGGAACTACACGATCACCACTGTTGACGGCAAAGAAGTGACGCTCCGCGGGCCATGGTCAAGCCGTGCGAGTGCGATGAACAAGGTCGGATTCGGTCCCTGTGTTCCGGTACGAATAACAACCGAGCCAGAAGTCCTCGAACGAGGGTTCACGTTCACGTCACGTGCACTCACGTTGGAAGCCGCGAAACGCGCTGTTGATCTGGCTGAGAGTGCATCTCATCTACAACGAGTCGAGCGGTATCGAGCCAACGAACCCTGCTGGGAGCCCGTCCCAGCGAATCGAGGTGACGAGGCGTGAGCCAGTCGATTCAGCCGGATATCGAACCACGAACGCTCAGGGCAATCACACAGACGTTCTCCGTGCTTCCCGACATCGGACGAGCGAAGGGTGCTGACGACCTGTACGTGGTCGTCTCCCAGAGCGGTAAAGAGTACCTCGTTGATGCCCGTGACTGGGCCTGCGAGTGCCCCGACGCCACCCACAGGGACGTTCGGTGCAAGCACCAACGGCGCGTTGCGCTCTACACCGGAGAACTCGACGTCGACGAACTCGAAGAGCAGCTCGCGAACACGGCTGACGACCTCGAATCCAGTGCCGCCGAGTTGGAGCAGCAAGCGCAGGAACTCACCGAGACCGCCAGTGAACTGCGGCATGCGCTTGATCGGCTGGAGGAGGTGGAATAATGAGCCGCAGACCCCTGGGTTCGACCCACGGAGATGCCCATCGAGGGCCTTCGAGTACGGGTGGTCAGGCGGGCCTCTCGACGGAGGCGGTCTACCGAGGGCGACGGGATCCAACAGCGCCAGTGGGTGAGGAGGTTGAGGTCACCGTCGATGGTGAACCACTGGACAAGCGATATGATCTACTCAGCGCCAGTCCCTCGGGATTTGAATACGGGTATGGTGGCTCAGGTCCGGCACAGTTGGCAATAGCGATACTTGCCCACGCCTACAACGACGATTTCGCTTGCGAGTGGTATCAACGATTCAAGCGGGAAGTCATCGCGGAGCTTCCTGAGGACGGCTGGACGCTGACGACAAGCGACCTTGATGCCTGGCGCGAGGGGGTGACTGGCGATGCTTAAGCGGTTCATCCGTCTCCAAATCTGGTGGTTCCGCCGGTTTTACCCCGTGTTTAGGTTCGTCGGACGCAAGACGGGACGAGAGCAGTTCATCGAGACTGCGATCGAGACGAGCGAGGAGAACATCGAACGAACGGCGGAGGCACTCGGCATCGAACTGGAGAGTGATGAACGATGAAGGCCGTCAAGGAGATCCTCGCCTCGCTTGGTGTCGAGTCCACCGATGAGATGACGGCCAACGAGAGCTACACGATAGATGTCGCGGGCTACGAGGATCTGACCATCGAGAAGGTCGGCCCAGATCGTCTCAGCGTTGCGCATCACTACGTCCAGCGAGGCGACCTAATGTGCGATCCTGAGATCGTATTCCACACCGACGGCGGAGAGTGGCGGCCGGTTCGATACACCCAGCATCCGTCGGTCCATCAACACAATCCCGCAGGAATCGACATCGAGGACTTCGTAACGCAGTGGAGCGAGAACCTCCGAGATCAGGGCTTCGTGGATGCGGCAAAGGAAATGCCAGAGGGATGCTGACGTTCACGAAACACGACACGGCGACGTGCCCCGACTGTGGATCACCGCTGGTCTACGGAACGAAAGAGGAAGCGTCAGGCTGGAAAGTCTACTACGAGTGTAACGACCGCTGTGGGTTCGAGCGGATGGCGGGCTGGGTGAAGCTGTCCGACATCGAGCATCGTGACGAGGTAAACGAACGCGCCCGCGAGATGGGCGAACGGTGGGCTGGACCGTAACGATCAGGAACCAGCCCACTAATGTTCTCGTCAATGAGGCGTTTCGAGGTCGGTGATCGAGTCCGCGTCGACATCCCCGATAGAAACGATCCCGACTTCGACCGCTATCACGGACGAACCGGAGAGGTTGTCGAGGTAATCGAGGACGACGCGGGACAGACAACAGGCGACGAGCGGGACTCGCATCTATTCGAGATCGAGTTCGAGAACGGAGACAGCGATCACTTCCGTTGGCGCGACCTTCGACCGGAGGGATAGCAATGGAACTCACCGACCGCGAACACGAGGTTGTGACAAACGTCTACGGCGACGAGATGCCCCGCAATCTCCGGGAGATCGAGGCGGAAGAGCTGGTAGCGATGCACGATAGGGTCTCCAAGGCGGTACAGGCCTCATACGATGACAACGACGTGGATAGTCTCGGCATCCTTCTCCCGCTGGAGGGGAAGATCGTTCAGGTGCTTCATCAGCGACTATGACGGCGATCCCGCGATTAGGTTGACTCCTCCAGTTCCGTCGTGTACTCTGGATTCTGCTGGAGCTTCGAGAACGAGACATACCGGTGGCCTTGAACAAAGGCGACTGTGCGGTCGGAATCACTCGCCGTCTTGTCGTTCTTGATCGGATGGGTGAGTTCTTCCCCCTCGCGAAGGAAGATTACTTTCTCTGTGTCACCGTAGCGTTCTGACCCTTCAGCATGTAACTGCTCGACTGCTTTCAGCAGTTGCTCACGTTGTGACTGCGAGAGGTCAGGATGTCCTTGAACCGCTTCCTTGGTGAGTTCGATACTCTCGATGGAGTCTGTGACCCTCGGAACGGTGGGCTTGATCTCGCCATCTTTGTAAAACGCCATGTACGAGACGGGTTTGAACGACCGGTTCGGTTGACAAAAGTAGAGGCCGTGTTTCTGATACTCCGGCCAGGCCTTCCGGGCTGCAACAACGAGAACGCGGTCTTCTCTCCCGCCAACAAGGTCCTCATCGTAGATGAACCGGATGAGTTCGCGGAGCAGGAACGCCTCGCGTTCGGTCGGGACGGACATACTCATCTCCGCAGTTCCCACGTCACGATCCAGGACTGTTTCGACAGTATCGACGAGGGTGTCGAAGTTCACCCACACGATGCGCTCGTCCTCAATCTCGACAATCTCGTCGGGGATTCGCCCGTCAGGTGTCAAGACGATCAGTCGCTGAAGCTCCGTCGATTCGTCATCGAGTGCTTTCAGATGGTTGTCCAGTTGCCGTCGGTCAACCGCGTCACGACTGGTTTTCGTCTCGAACCAGAGTGCTGTCGAACTTCGGATTGCGGCATCAGGTATAGAATCGACACCCGTTACTTGGTTATCGAACGAGACGAGCCCCAGATCAGACTCGTCAACGAGTGCTTCGAGGATGTCTTCCGTCAGTTGGTTGTTGACGTGTTCGAGGACAGCGACAATCGTCGACGTCACCCGGTTTTCGCCTTGTGTGTACGTCGAGAATAGGGGATTCGGCATACCGCACAGTACAGACACTCATCTCAAAAAGTCTCGGTCAATTACTCTTCGTGCTGGCCTGGAGTGAGGTCGTCCTTGTCGAGCTCCCCAACAAGGTACTGACGTCCAAGATCAGTGATCCGATAGAGTCCGTCGCCAGTGTTTTCGACGAGGTCGTTAGCAGCGAGGATTCGGATGCGTTGGTTCACGTACTGGCGCGAGTAGTCGATGTTGCTGGAGATCACAAACGGTGTAGCGACGATCCCCGTTTCGTCCAGAAACTCAAGGATACGATTGTCGCATTGTGACATCCACGGAACTCGGGGCCGCATAGACCCCTATCGTGGACATACGGCAACCGCGATTTCTATTCTAATCTATTTGACACACGTACGTAAGTGATTAGATATACGTTCGTATAGTTTTTGTCGGTAGCACTAACAGTAGGAGTCAGAAACGCCAGATGAGGATCTTCGATTTTGATACCGACGTTGAACCGCCGCGTACACAGGAGCTGGAGCGCCGCGCTGTCGAGAGTGAGTGGCAACTGGAGTCGTGGCTTCTTGCGAATCCAGAAGTCGTTCTCGACGAACGACTGTTGATCTTTGGTCGACAGTATGGCCTCGATTCGGGCTATCCAGACCTGCTCGCGCTCGACCGATGGGCCAACGTCGTCGTTATCGAAATCAAGAAAGGTCAGAGTGGTTCCGGGAGCGCCAGCGAGGGAAGCATCCTTTCGCAGCCCCAGGAATACGCGCAGTCGTTGAGTGACTACGGGTACGACGAGTTAGACGGGATCTACGATGAGCTGAAAAAGAAGGTCCGAAACGGCGAGTGGGATCAGGGCGAGGCGGGTGTCATCGAAGAAACCCTCGCGGAAGCCCACAAGTCAGCCTTCGGTATCGAGATTGACCAGTCGGCGTTCAACCAGCACCAGCGGATGGTCATCCTCGCGGAACGGATAACGCGACAGACGGAATCAAACGCTCGCTACCTCCTCGAACAGGGACTCAACGTACAGTGTGTCTCGGTACAGTGGTTCGCTCCATCAGATGACGATACGAACACGACCGCCGAAGAGTACGCTGTCTTGGGCTCGTCTACAGTCGTCGACTATCCGCGGTCGAGGGTTCAGCCAGAGGACGACACGGTCGACTACTCTGATCTACTCGTACGGGTTCGGGATCACGCCTACCCCCAGCTGAAAGATGACCTTCACTTGGAAGACCGAACTGACATCGCCAGCCGTTCGACGAAGCGAACGATCTTCTTCGGCTCGAACAATCCGGACCATCCGACGCCGCTGAAGTACACGATGGATCCCCAGATCGAAGAGGAAGGTATCGTCCACTACAAGCTTGACCTCTGGCAACCGGACCCGGAGCAGGATACCGCACTTCGGGAGTTCTTGCGGCAACAGGCCGAGCAGTTGGACGGGTACTCGTTGACCGAGAACCACGCCAGTGGGATGTCCGTCGTCGAAAGAGAACTGCAAGTTGGCGTCGGCGATGTCGAGATCGTCGCGTTGGCGCAGGAGCTGGTCGACCTGGTGACGAACGTCCACTCGGCGGCGGTCGAGGAGTTCCGGGACCACGAGGCGTTCTGAGCGTCGGACGGCGACGACGGCCGACCCGTGAGGGTGAACCGGTCGGGGTGGTGGTTGGGCTGTAGGATGGGTAGGAAGGCACTGGGCGGCTCTGCGCCGTCACGGTGCGCTCCAGGTGGGTTCGCGCACGGTCGGGCTGTCCGGCGTCAGGGCAACCGCGTCAGTCGGATCAGAGGCCGCGCGCCGGCCAGCAGTTGGCCGTAACCGCCTTTTCCAATATCGGACGTGTATGTATACATACGTACACATGTACGTGCGTGCTTCTACCTCTTCGGGGCTCGGAACCGGGTTACTATCTCGTCGCCTCAATGCCAACAGAAACGACGACTTCGATCACGTTTTGCTCAGAGCTGGAATTACACGTCGTCAGAACAAAACACTAATCGCGTGCTATTTTCGGCCAACCAGTTCTTGTGGGCGCGGTATTCTGGATCGTACCGCTCTACCAGTGACCAGAACGCCTCGGAATGATTCGGTTCTTGGATGTGGGCGAGCTCGTGAATCACAACGTACTCGACGATTTCAGGTGGGGCCATCATCAGCCGCCAGTTCAACCCGATCGTCCCGTTCGTTGAGCAGCTTCCCCACTTCGTTCGTTGATTCCGAACCTCGATACGATCGTATTCGACGCCCATCTCCGCCGCGTAGTGGCCAGCATACTCCTCAAACTGTTCTCGTGCCTTTCGACGATAGAACGTCTCCAGAGCTCGTTTCAACGATGTCCGTTCGACGTTGTGCTCCGCAAGACGTATCGTCCGGTCAACGATCTCCGCCGCGGACCGGACTTCGACGACGATTTCGTGAGGTTCGCCGAGGAACGGAAACGTCGTCCCCTCCTCGAACTTACGCTCTGGAACTTGCTCACGATACCTGTCGAACTTCCGCTTTTTCGCAACGACCCAGTGACCGTTTTCGAGTAACAGTTGTTCCGGATCAGCGGAGACTCCTTCCGGAAGGACGACTGTGATCTCGTGGATACCGACATCGATGCGGGGCTCGGTCGCATTGCTACTCCGTCTAACGTGATACTCGATCGGTTCGTTCGCAACAGTGACCTGGCGATGTTCGCTACTCATAGGCTTCCCGACGAACTGGCCGCGTTTTCGATTAAGTAGTCTCGGACGTTCTCAACGAAGTCGTCCGCCTTCACTAAATCCGCTCGGTCGTGATCTTTCACCAGTACGTCAATAACGGCAATCTCGATCGCGTTCAACGTCCCGTCGTTTGTGTGCCACCCCTCGAAACTTGTATCGACTTCTGACTCGAACGCGTCGTAGATGTCGCGAGCGAGTTCTTCTGCGTCGCGTTCGCTACCGATCAGCTCCTCGTGGTGGTCGACCAACTCCGCAAACACCGCGAACGCGCCATCCGAGAGATCACGCTCATCAGCCTCCTGCTCGACTTCAATAACCTCGCGTTCGAGCTGTTCGAGTGCGTCGACGGCCGCGGGATCGTCCATCTGACCGCTTTGCCATCGCTCGACAAGATCGGTCACGCGTTCGCTCAGCCGCTTGTAGCGTGGGTTCTGGTTCGACCGAGGGTGAAGGTGGTCTTTGGTTGCGTGTGCGATCGAAGACGCCTGTGCGGCTGGCTCATCCATATCCTGGACCGCTTCGAGGTGTTCCTCGCCGATTTTGTACACCGGGAATCGGTCCTTGATGTCGCGGACGTCGACGTTGTCCTCGACGATCTTCTTCGTCTTCTCCCGCATATCGTCTTCGGGGTTCTCGTCACGGTTGTTGTTCCGGCGGAACGCGACGAACACGCGAGTAAGCCACTGGTACTTCGCCTGGATACCGCTCTCGATCAGTCGACCGTCAGGTGAGACGCTCTCGTAGAGGTTCTGGAGTCGCCGATACCCCTGCTTGAACTCCCGCTTCTCTGGGTGTTTGCTCACACGAGCGAGACACGCCTGTAAACTCTCTTGGGAATCCGTCTTTGGGATGTCTTCGAACAAGTCGAGTACGTCTTCGAGTTGATCTTCAAGCGTCTCGAAAAGCTCTTCTTCGTCGCGAGCAGCGAAGTCACGCGTCTCCTTGTCGTACTGGAGGGCTTCATCGACATTGCGGAACACGCCCTGGAAGTCGACGATCTCGCCGTTGGTCTTGCCCTCGGCTGGACGATTCGTCCGGGCGATCGCCTGGAGCAGGGTGTGGTTCTTCAGATTGCGGTCAAGATACATCGTCTTGAGCACGGGGGCATCAAAGCCAGTCAGGAGCATATTGTGGACGACGAGCAGCTTCGGCTCGTCCTCCTCCCGGAATCGCTTGACAATGCGGCCGCGTTCTTCGCTTGTCGTGTGAAACTGGCGGATGCGCTCGCTATCCCCCTCGTTCGAGGTGTAGATCACGTCGACCTCCGAGGGATCGCGTTCCTCTATCAACAGCTCACCGTACAAGGCGGCGGCTTCTCGACTCGGCGTAACGACCATCCCTTTCCAGCCGTTGGCGTCGACCTTCTCGTCGAAATGCTCGTTCAGCTTCTCGACGTAGGCCTCTACGCGCGGCTGGAGTTCACCAAGTTCTCGGCTCGTGAACGACTCGGCGATGATTTCCTGTTTCTCCTCGTCTGGAAGGTCGCTAAACGATGCATCGAAGCGTTCGTCCATCCCCGCTTCGTCAATATCCCACTCGACATCGTGCCAGAGCGTGAAGAAGACAGGCTTGATCAGATCGTCCTCGATCCCGCGCTTGATCGAGTATCTGTGGAGACACTCCTCGCCATCGGGGCTGAACTCGCGGAAGGTATTGCGGTCGAGTTCACTCTCACCCTCGTGAACGGGTGTACCGGTGAACCCGAAGTGATAGCAGTTCGGTAGTGCGGCATCGAGTCGGCTACCAAGATCCTTCTCCATGAAGCGGTGGGCCTCATCGGACATCACCACGACCTCGTCGTTGCCTTGGCTGTCCGGTTCGACATCCTGGAACTTTTGGATGGTTGTGAGAACGAGCTGGCTCTTGCCCTCCTCGATGAGCTGCTGGAGGTGTTCGATGCTTCCGGCGACCTCTGATCGTTCGAAGCCGATGTTACTCAAGTTGTCCCGCATCTGGCTGGCGAGCTTGTCCGTATCGACGATGATGAACACCTGCGGCGAGCCCATCACGTCGCGTTCGAGTAGGTTCTTCGCTGCGTAGAGCATCGTGTAGGACTTGCCCGAGCCCTGTGTGTGCCAGATCAGCCCGCGGTCGGCGTCGTCATCGTAGACACGCCGGAGAATACGCTGAACTGCATAGTACTGCATATGGCGGGGAACAATCTTTGCGTCACCGCCCGCAGTGCGCTCGTAGAAGACGAAGTTGTCGAGGATGTTCAGTAGTGTCTGTGGGTTGCACAACGCCTGGACGGCTTGTTTCATCGGATTCGGATCCTCGTACTCCGGTGGGGCATCCGTCCACGGCTCGTAGAACTCTGTGCTAGCACTGACAGCACCATAACGGAGCTCTGTTGTGTCGGCGGCAACGTTCAATAGACCAGGGACGAACAGCCGAGGAACCTGCTCTTCGTAGCTCTGAAGATCGCTGATGGCGTCGAAGAAGTCGTTATCCTGCGCGAGCGACTTGAGTTCCATCTGTACCAGTGGGATACCGTTAACGAACAGCGTCACGTCTGGGCGGATCGACTTGCGACGGTTGACGCGGAACTGGTTGGCGGCAACGAAGTGGTTGTTCTCAATGTCCGCGAAATCGATCAGGTCGACGTAGGTGGGCTTGGTCGTACCGTTGTTGTGCTTGGCTGCGAACTGTTTACCTGTGCGGAGAAGCTTCTGGAACTTCCGGTTGCCGTCCATTAGATCATCGGTGTCGAGGTCACGGCGCAGAGAGTTGAGGAAGCGATCGACGTTAGTTTCGTCGACATCGTCGTTAATGGCCTTGACACGCTCACGGAGGAGGTTCCAGTAGATAACATCACTCGCTTCGCGGTCGTATTCGGTGTCGAGGTGAGACGCTCCCTCACCGTCGTCGAGGCCGTAAGTCTCCCAGCCGAGGCTGTCGAGCCACTGGAGGATAGATCCTTCGACGCCAGCCTCGGAAGGGAGTGGATCAGCCATGTTGGAGCACTTCGTTTACGATTTCGATATCTTTGTCGTGGGTTCGGACTTCTCCCGAAAGGAGATCTTGCATAAGGCCTTGTTTGAGCTGTTTATACCGAGCCATTTCATCTTGAAGAGCTTCGACCAGTCTATCGAACTCCCACAGAATCGATGCAATCTCACGTTGTTCCTCAAGTGGAGGGAGAGCCGTTTTCAGTTCGAGGAGGTCGCTCGTAGCGATCCCCGAGATACTGGTTTCAGTGATGATCCGTTCGATTGCTTTCGAGCCGATTGGTCCCTCGAAGTACTGGGTGTAGAAGCGGGGATCAGCTTGTCCTGTGAGCCGAATACGAATGAGAGAGGATTCAAAAACAGTTAGTTCGTCGAGTTTAGGTACGTAGCAACAGTCCCCCGCGGCTGAAACATCTTGAGCCCGACGAGCAAAAATCAGGTCGCCTTCTTCAAGGGCGTATTTTTCTTTCTCACTTTTTGTGAGTTCGAGCCTGTCAGCAGTTGACATATTGAGAACACGTTCTTCGAGAGCGTTCCCCATTTTGGCTATGGGATAACCTTCTCCGTATGCATCGGTGGACTTGTACAGACCATTTCTGTTCGAGTCTATGAGCTCTTTAAACGGGACGATTTCCCATGTAGCAGGGACTTTACCGAGCCACGTGTCGACTGTTTCTTGCCCGTTGGTGCTGTGACGAAAGAGATTTTGAGCGACACCCCTTTTTGTTCGCTTAGTCTGAACACTGATTTCTTCGGTCTTCTGAATCGCCTGATCGACGGTATAGAGTACGCTGGCGATTTTGTGTTGCTCTTCGATCGAGGGTAAACCAAAGTGAGTCAGCAATAGATCTTGTGTGGTGATCCCGTCAACGGTGGTACCACGTCCGAGACTCTTGAGGTATGGATCCTTATCCCAGAGAGAATACACGAGGAACAGGGGATTTATTCTCTCGGTATCGGGAATGATGGCTTTCATATCCTGATTGATTGCCATATCTACATTGTTGAGGAAGGGCTCTCCTACAGTCATCCGAGTTGAGACAATAACCGAGTCAGTCGAAACGACGTTGGTTGCGCTATTCTTAACTCCAGCTTCGGTAATGTGGTCTTCCGTCTCGGATAGCTCAATCCCGTTGAGATCTTTAACACTAGCCCAAGGGATGTCTCCTTCCCAATACTCATCGTTACTCTTTGATGGAGTTCCACCGCCAACGAGATTATCGGCGACATCCTCTACTGCGACAATGCTCCAATCCTTGGGGATCTTATCGATTTCCGGGAGGTGCTGATCTAGTTTCTGTTCATCTGCATTTGACACAAACTCGTCCAGACTCGCCTCCTGCTCACTCATAGTTCAGCGCCCCCATGTGCTGAGTCATCCGTGCCTCGATCTCTTTGCGCTCGGCCTGTAGCTCCCGCAACGTTGCCAACTCTTCGGCGACGTTAAGTTCCTCCTCAGGTTCGGTTGTATCTACGTAGAGCGCGATGTTAAGATTGTAGTCGTTTTCACGGATCTCCTCGGCCGATACCGCCCGGCTAACCCGTTCTTCGTTCGTCCAGTCGTTAAAGTTCTCAACAATTTTATTTATTCCTTCAGGCGTGAGGATGTTCTGGTTGCTCTCTTCGCGGTAGAATCCCTCGTCAGCAGCATGAATGAACTGTACCTCGTCAGTCCGTTCTTCTGACTTGTCCTGATTCAATAATAGGATAGCTGTCGGTATCGAGTTATTCTGAAATAGGTTCTTCGGCAACCCGATCACCGCCTCGACGAGATCGTTATCGATCATCGGCTTCCGGTACTTGCTCTCGTGCTTGCGGAAGAGCACGCCGTGAGGAACAACGATCGCCGCTTGGCCGGTATCATTCAGCTGCTCGGCCATATGCATGATGAACGCGTAGTCGCCCCGGTCGGCCCGCGGAAGCTTGTCGGCCCAGCCAAACCGATTCCACGGGTCGTCTTGGAGGTCGTCTTTCGGCCAATCCGCCGAGAACGGGAAGTTTGCGAGGACGTAATCAAACGTGTCCAACTCACCGTTGTCTTCGAACTTCGGATCGCCCAGTGAGTCGCCACGTTGGATGTCACCGTTCAGCCCGTGGACGAAGAGGTTGATCTTCGCAATCGCGTAGATGTCTGGGTTGATTTCCTGACCGGTGAACGTGAGTTTTGAGGGGTCGCCACCCTGTACCTCGCGATAGTGACGGGCGGCCTCAACGAGCATCCCGCCGGAACCACAGGTCGGATCGTGGAACGTGTCGCCGTCCTCGAACGGTTCCAGCAGACGGACCATTAGTTCAACGATGTGCGGCGGCGTGAAGAACTCCCCACCATCCCGGCCTTCCTCACTGGCGAAGTGACGCACGAGATCCATGTACGCCTCGCCGAGCAGATCCGGCGGGACACGCTCGATGGAGAGGTTGTACGTGCTCAGATGCTCGACGAGTGTCGTGAGCTTTTGATCGTCCAGAGCGTCGGCGGCGACGAAGTCGGCCCGCAGAACACCCTCCAACTTGCCCTCATTGGCCTCTGAGAGAGCGTCGAAGGCTTCGTTGATGAACTGGTCGACGTTCTTGTTCTGCGCGCGTAGTTCTTCCCACGCGTACTCTTCGGGGACAACGAAGTCGTAGAAGGCCGGTCGTTTGGCGATCTCCTCGTCACCGTACTCTTCGAGCCGCTGCTCATACTGGTCGTCGTACGTGTCCGAGATCGTCTTGTAGAAGACGAGCGGGAGGATGTAGTCTTTGTAGTCGGTCTTGTCGACGGTATTCCGGATGATGTCGGCGCACTTGAAGAGATGGTCGTCGAGTTCGCCGAGACTGAGAGACATACCTCAACGATGTAATCGAGCCGTCTTATCTTTCGGGGTTCTGAAACGGTCAGAGTTGGGACTGTACCCGCTCGATGGAGGGCTCGATGTCACCGAATCCGCGTAGTCCCTGAATCACGAACTTACCCGTCGAAAACAGTAGAAACGTGACTGGCGGGGTTTCGATCTTGACGATTGCAGCGGGAAACTGCTCGGGTTCGTACTCGACATCAATCCCTTCCGTGGTGAGCTCTAC
Coding sequences within:
- a CDS encoding class I SAM-dependent DNA methyltransferase, encoding MSLSLGELDDHLFKCADIIRNTVDKTDYKDYILPLVFYKTISDTYDDQYEQRLEEYGDEEIAKRPAFYDFVVPEEYAWEELRAQNKNVDQFINEAFDALSEANEGKLEGVLRADFVAADALDDQKLTTLVEHLSTYNLSIERVPPDLLGEAYMDLVRHFASEEGRDGGEFFTPPHIVELMVRLLEPFEDGDTFHDPTCGSGGMLVEAARHYREVQGGDPSKLTFTGQEINPDIYAIAKINLFVHGLNGDIQRGDSLGDPKFEDNGELDTFDYVLANFPFSADWPKDDLQDDPWNRFGWADKLPRADRGDYAFIMHMAEQLNDTGQAAIVVPHGVLFRKHESKYRKPMIDNDLVEAVIGLPKNLFQNNSIPTAILLLNQDKSEERTDEVQFIHAADEGFYREESNQNILTPEGINKIVENFNDWTNEERVSRAVSAEEIRENDYNLNIALYVDTTEPEEELNVAEELATLRELQAERKEIEARMTQHMGALNYE